The following proteins are encoded in a genomic region of Arcobacter cloacae:
- a CDS encoding ABC transporter ATP-binding protein produces the protein MSIIKVENLSTAFGDNLVHNNISFEVNKGEIFGVLGGSGSGKSVLVKQIVMLNEIQKGTIKIFDKDISKLSIDETKEIKLNFSYLFQFGALYSFLNVIENISVMLKEYTNLPSDLIEKIAYTNLDIVGLPKRVAKLYPSELSGGMKKRVALARSLAMQPKILFLDEPTSGLDPASTQQINELLLYLKNSLDMTTVIITHDLETIKTVLDRFMIIKKDKIFDGDISKAMNSDDEFIKDFLTNKKAM, from the coding sequence ATGTCGATTATAAAAGTAGAAAACCTAAGTACAGCCTTTGGGGATAACTTAGTTCATAATAATATCTCTTTTGAAGTAAATAAAGGTGAGATATTTGGAGTTTTAGGTGGAAGTGGTTCTGGAAAAAGTGTTTTGGTAAAACAAATAGTGATGCTAAATGAGATTCAAAAAGGTACAATAAAAATCTTTGATAAGGATATTTCAAAACTTTCTATTGATGAAACCAAAGAGATAAAACTAAACTTTTCATATCTTTTTCAGTTTGGAGCTTTATACTCTTTTTTGAATGTGATAGAAAATATAAGTGTTATGCTAAAAGAGTACACAAATTTACCAAGTGATTTAATAGAAAAAATTGCATATACAAATCTTGATATTGTAGGACTTCCAAAAAGAGTAGCAAAACTTTATCCTTCAGAATTAAGTGGTGGAATGAAAAAAAGAGTAGCTTTAGCAAGAAGTCTTGCTATGCAACCAAAGATTTTGTTTTTGGATGAGCCAACAAGTGGATTAGACCCTGCTAGTACACAACAAATAAATGAACTATTACTTTATTTAAAAAATAGTTTAGATATGACAACAGTTATTATAACTCATGATTTAGAGACTATAAAAACTGTGCTTGATAGATTTATGATTATCAAAAAAGATAAGATTTTTGATGGAGATATTTCAAAAGCTATGAATTCAGATGATGAGTTTATAAAAGATTTTTTAACAAATAAAAAGGCTATGTAA
- a CDS encoding HAD family hydrolase, giving the protein MSKEKIILFDLDGTLIDSTDAIVSTFKHSFKELQFDFRGNDKHIKDLIGYPLDIMYKHLGVEESKVWDFVDAYKSRYKIISKEQTTLLENAFEAVELASKIARVSVVTTKTRMYTMPLLDHFNISQFFEIVTGRENVENPKPHPEPILVTLKQMNYDKEFHDVWMIGDTKLDLIAANEANINSIGVLCGYGEEEELRKYTSFIKKNSLEAVQHLV; this is encoded by the coding sequence ATGAGTAAAGAAAAAATTATACTTTTTGATTTAGATGGAACGCTTATAGATTCAACTGATGCGATTGTTTCAACATTTAAACACTCTTTTAAAGAATTACAATTTGATTTTAGAGGAAATGACAAACATATAAAAGATTTAATAGGATATCCTCTTGATATTATGTACAAACATTTAGGAGTAGAAGAGTCAAAAGTGTGGGATTTTGTGGATGCGTATAAAAGTAGATATAAAATAATCTCAAAAGAGCAAACGACACTACTTGAAAATGCTTTTGAAGCTGTAGAACTTGCATCAAAAATAGCAAGAGTTAGTGTAGTAACTACCAAAACAAGAATGTATACGATGCCTTTATTAGATCATTTTAATATCTCACAATTTTTTGAGATAGTAACAGGAAGAGAAAATGTTGAAAATCCAAAACCACATCCTGAACCAATTCTAGTAACACTTAAACAAATGAACTATGATAAAGAATTTCATGATGTATGGATGATTGGAGATACAAAACTTGATTTAATAGCGGCAAATGAAGCAAATATAAACTCAATTGGTGTTTTATGTGGTTATGGGGAAGAAGAAGAACTTAGAAAATATACTTCATTTATAAAGAAAAATTCTTTAGAAGCTGTTCAGCATTTGGTATAA
- a CDS encoding ABC-type transport auxiliary lipoprotein family protein, which translates to MKNDILYKSKSSILFFLIFLLFTGCNLKQNSIDIDSYAILFKAKEFTENKKLDTIFIEEPNVNRSFNSNSIFYTTKPFLFEEYAKNKWINLPSSMIYNQLIDSFNTSRVFANVISRDSKIEHRYKLKSEIIKLYHSFEEEKSYAVLKVKFDLIEDKKIVKSFTYDKKVLCKSNNPYGFVESINKGFEESINDLLSNISKI; encoded by the coding sequence ATGAAAAATGATATCTTATATAAAAGTAAAAGTAGTATTTTATTTTTTTTAATTTTTTTGTTATTTACAGGTTGTAATTTAAAACAAAATAGCATAGACATAGATAGTTATGCTATTTTATTTAAAGCAAAAGAGTTTACTGAAAATAAAAAACTTGATACTATTTTTATAGAAGAACCAAATGTAAATAGAAGTTTTAATTCAAATTCGATTTTTTATACTACAAAACCATTTTTATTTGAAGAGTATGCAAAAAATAAATGGATAAATCTTCCAAGTAGTATGATTTATAATCAGCTTATTGATTCATTTAATACAAGTAGAGTTTTTGCAAATGTGATTTCAAGAGATTCAAAAATAGAGCATAGATACAAACTAAAAAGTGAGATAATAAAACTTTATCATAGTTTTGAAGAAGAGAAATCATATGCAGTTTTAAAAGTAAAGTTTGATTTGATTGAAGATAAAAAGATTGTAAAATCATTTACTTATGATAAAAAAGTATTATGTAAATCAAATAATCCTTATGGTTTCGTAGAGTCTATAAATAAAGGCTTTGAAGAGAGTATAAATGATTTATTATCTAATATTTCTAAAATCTAA
- a CDS encoding NAD(P)H-dependent oxidoreductase has translation MKKILLNLVHPDINQSVVNKKLLDGIKDLENITINNLYQKYPDFKIDAKVEQKLLEENDIILFQFPMYWFSSPALLKEWFDVVLEAGFAYGGSYKLADKSFAVAVSCGGSKEAFSETGKEKKIVEEFLYPFEITANYVKMNYRKPYITYDAEAGLSEETLNLYVKEYVKYIKEL, from the coding sequence ATGAAGAAAATATTATTAAATTTGGTTCATCCAGATATTAATCAATCAGTAGTGAATAAAAAATTATTGGATGGAATAAAAGATTTAGAAAATATAACAATCAATAATTTGTATCAAAAGTATCCTGATTTTAAAATAGATGCAAAAGTTGAACAAAAATTACTTGAAGAAAATGATATTATTCTTTTTCAATTTCCTATGTATTGGTTTAGTTCACCTGCTCTTTTAAAAGAGTGGTTTGATGTAGTTTTAGAGGCTGGATTTGCTTATGGTGGAAGTTATAAATTAGCAGATAAATCTTTTGCTGTTGCAGTTAGTTGTGGTGGTTCAAAAGAAGCATTTAGTGAGACAGGAAAAGAGAAAAAAATAGTGGAAGAGTTTTTATATCCTTTTGAAATTACAGCAAATTACGTAAAAATGAATTATAGAAAACCTTATATTACTTATGATGCTGAAGCAGGATTAAGTGAAGAAACTTTAAATTTATATGTAAAAGAGTATGTGAAATATATAAAAGAGCTGTGA
- a CDS encoding 4Fe-4S dicluster-binding protein: protein MNKPISEMGWDELVPGAALYTFDGSIDYNIAEIQPEDRKYSETSSKSMSVGDWRVIKPVWNSETCIDCQNCWIFCPDTSIIARNKEMKGVDYEHCKGCGLCVSVCPTNPKSLLMFNEFVTVEEALSQWPVKQKKGE from the coding sequence ATGAATAAACCAATTAGTGAAATGGGATGGGATGAGTTAGTACCAGGTGCTGCTCTTTATACATTTGATGGAAGTATAGATTATAACATAGCTGAAATCCAACCAGAAGATAGAAAATATTCTGAAACAAGTTCAAAAAGTATGAGTGTTGGAGATTGGAGAGTTATTAAACCAGTTTGGAACAGTGAAACTTGTATTGACTGTCAAAACTGTTGGATATTCTGCCCAGATACATCTATTATTGCTAGAAATAAAGAGATGAAAGGTGTAGATTATGAGCACTGTAAAGGTTGTGGATTATGTGTAAGCGTTTGTCCTACTAATCCAAAATCATTGTTAATGTTTAATGAATTTGTTACTGTTGAAGAAGCCTTATCTCAATGGCCTGTAAAACAAAAGAAGGGTGAATAA
- the rplM gene encoding 50S ribosomal protein L13, whose amino-acid sequence MKFTQMAKANEIERDWVVVDAEGKVFGRIITEVATILRGKNKPCFTPNVDCGDFVVIINASKAKFSGKKLEEKNYFTHSGYFGSTKTHKMSEMFEKNPEKLYKLATRGMLPKTTLGKAMLKKLKVYAGSEHPHTAQIKG is encoded by the coding sequence ATGAAATTTACTCAAATGGCAAAAGCTAACGAAATCGAAAGAGATTGGGTAGTAGTAGATGCAGAAGGTAAAGTATTCGGAAGAATAATTACAGAAGTTGCTACTATCTTAAGAGGTAAGAATAAACCTTGCTTCACACCAAATGTTGACTGTGGAGATTTTGTTGTAATTATAAATGCATCAAAAGCAAAATTTTCTGGTAAAAAATTAGAAGAGAAAAATTACTTCACTCACTCAGGTTACTTTGGTAGTACAAAAACTCACAAAATGTCTGAAATGTTTGAAAAGAATCCAGAAAAACTATACAAATTAGCTACTAGAGGTATGCTTCCAAAAACTACTCTTGGTAAAGCTATGTTAAAAAAATTAAAAGTATATGCAGGAAGTGAACACCCTCATACTGCGCAAATTAAAGGATAA
- a CDS encoding peptide-binding protein, whose translation MKFLTFYLLLFTYLTASTLNLSMSSSPSRLNPILANDSASSEISDWLFNGLFKYDKNGNPTVDLAKSYYFETPSKLIIKLKEDVLWHDETKFTSKDVIFTYEQIINPKVFNSIKSNFQEVKSVKALDDFTIEVIYNQPYFKALEIWMVGILPHHILKDEKDLMTSSFNKNPIGTGSYKLKEFKTGQDIELIAYENYFEGKPKIDKILYKFLPDTNTSFLYLKQNKLDIGGLTPIQIDRQIDKNFKNSYEIIQKPSFSFTYLGFNLNDEKFKDKKIREALSLAINRQELVDILFFGYGKVCNGPFLPDSFAYNEEVQPITQNIQKAKELLKEAGYDEKNPFTFEIVTNTGNDIRINTALILQHQLQRAGVVMKIRVMEWQAFLNTVVHPRNFEAVLLAWSLALMPDAYPLWHSSSSKLGGFNLVGYENKRVDELIEKGIHTVNREELGTIYKEIFKIISDDLPYLFLYIPDSITVVNKKIENIEPSFVGIMHNQKDWVIKD comes from the coding sequence ATGAAATTTTTAACCTTTTACTTATTATTATTTACATATTTAACAGCTTCAACATTAAATTTATCTATGAGTTCAAGTCCTAGTAGATTAAATCCCATATTAGCAAATGATAGTGCTAGTAGTGAAATCTCTGATTGGTTATTTAATGGTCTTTTTAAATATGATAAAAATGGAAACCCTACTGTTGATTTGGCAAAATCTTACTATTTTGAAACACCTTCAAAATTGATAATAAAACTAAAAGAAGATGTATTATGGCATGATGAGACAAAATTTACATCAAAAGATGTAATTTTTACTTATGAACAAATCATAAATCCAAAAGTATTTAACTCAATAAAATCAAACTTTCAAGAAGTAAAAAGCGTGAAAGCCTTAGATGATTTTACGATTGAAGTTATTTATAATCAACCATATTTTAAAGCTTTAGAAATATGGATGGTAGGAATTCTACCTCATCACATTTTAAAAGATGAAAAAGATTTAATGACAAGTTCATTCAATAAAAATCCAATAGGAACAGGCTCTTATAAATTAAAAGAGTTTAAAACAGGTCAAGATATTGAATTAATTGCTTATGAAAACTATTTTGAAGGAAAACCAAAAATTGATAAAATTTTATATAAATTTCTACCTGATACAAATACCTCTTTTTTATATTTAAAACAAAATAAACTTGATATTGGAGGATTAACTCCTATTCAAATAGATAGACAAATAGATAAAAATTTTAAAAACAGCTATGAAATAATTCAGAAACCTTCATTTTCATTTACCTATTTAGGTTTTAATCTAAATGATGAGAAATTTAAAGATAAAAAAATAAGAGAAGCTTTATCTTTAGCTATAAATAGACAAGAATTAGTTGATATTTTGTTTTTTGGTTATGGAAAAGTTTGCAATGGTCCTTTTTTACCAGATTCATTTGCTTATAATGAAGAGGTACAACCAATAACACAAAATATACAAAAAGCAAAAGAGTTATTAAAAGAAGCAGGTTATGATGAAAAAAATCCTTTTACTTTTGAAATAGTAACAAATACAGGAAATGATATAAGAATAAATACTGCTTTAATTTTACAACATCAACTACAACGTGCTGGTGTTGTTATGAAAATAAGAGTTATGGAGTGGCAAGCATTCTTAAATACAGTTGTTCATCCAAGAAATTTTGAAGCTGTTTTACTTGCTTGGTCTTTAGCATTAATGCCTGATGCCTATCCTCTTTGGCATAGTTCTAGTTCTAAACTTGGGGGGTTTAATCTTGTAGGTTATGAAAACAAAAGAGTAGATGAGTTAATTGAAAAAGGAATTCATACAGTAAATAGAGAAGAACTTGGAACTATTTATAAAGAAATATTTAAAATAATTAGTGATGATTTACCATATTTATTTTTATATATTCCAGATAGTATAACTGTAGTTAATAAAAAAATAGAAAATATAGAACCCTCTTTTGTAGGTATTATGCATAACCAAAAAGATTGGGTTATTAAAGATTAA
- a CDS encoding AbrB family transcriptional regulator, which produces MININYKSLLQMLLALFIGTCGSIFFIYLNLPLPWLLGSIFATTIAMRFEKLPIISPKTFSPPARILIGLTIGSAFTPEILDYIGVYFFSLLLVIPFTILTIILGTYYYHKLLKYDIKTSYLGSMPGGVIEMVIIGEEIKANIAKITLMQSSRLFFVVISIPLIIQYGFNIDISGNKLITTPILEINLFEFFILLILGYIGAIVAKRYKVTAALLIGPMIISIFVHSTGLITTIVPDEFLKFVQVVFGTIIGFTFKGVELKTIVKTLFSTFGHFIILIILCTLFVMISYYLFDFPIVSTLLAFGPGGQSEINLIAILVGANLPYITLHHIVRLFIVMNIAPIIAKKFKD; this is translated from the coding sequence ATGATAAATATAAATTATAAATCACTTTTACAAATGTTACTTGCACTATTTATTGGAACTTGTGGTTCAATCTTTTTTATTTATTTAAATCTTCCTCTTCCTTGGCTTTTAGGCTCTATTTTTGCAACTACAATTGCTATGCGATTTGAAAAACTACCTATTATTAGTCCAAAAACTTTTTCTCCACCTGCTCGAATATTGATAGGTCTTACAATTGGAAGTGCATTTACTCCTGAAATTTTAGATTATATAGGTGTATATTTTTTTAGTTTATTACTTGTAATTCCTTTTACGATTTTAACAATAATTTTAGGAACTTATTATTATCACAAACTCTTAAAATATGATATTAAAACCTCATATTTAGGCTCTATGCCAGGTGGTGTTATAGAGATGGTAATAATAGGAGAGGAGATTAAAGCAAATATAGCAAAAATAACTCTTATGCAAAGTTCAAGGCTTTTTTTTGTGGTTATCTCTATTCCTTTGATAATTCAATATGGCTTTAATATAGATATTAGTGGAAACAAACTAATTACTACACCAATTTTAGAAATAAATCTATTTGAATTTTTTATTCTTTTAATATTAGGATACATAGGAGCTATTGTTGCTAAAAGATATAAAGTAACTGCTGCTTTACTTATTGGTCCTATGATTATAAGTATATTTGTACATTCAACAGGACTTATAACGACTATTGTTCCAGATGAATTTTTGAAATTTGTACAAGTTGTATTTGGAACAATTATAGGTTTTACATTTAAAGGTGTAGAGTTAAAAACTATTGTAAAAACTCTTTTTTCAACTTTTGGGCATTTTATTATTTTGATAATTTTATGTACGCTATTTGTAATGATTAGTTATTATTTATTTGATTTTCCAATTGTTTCAACTCTTTTGGCTTTTGGACCAGGTGGGCAATCTGAAATAAATCTAATTGCCATTTTAGTAGGAGCAAATCTTCCCTATATAACTTTACACCATATAGTAAGACTTTTTATTGTTATGAATATTGCTCCAATTATTGCAAAAAAATTTAAAGATTAG
- a CDS encoding 2-oxoacid:ferredoxin oxidoreductase subunit alpha, whose product MNKKVMELKTVEVWDGNMANAQAFRQADVDVVAAYPITPSTATVENYAMFHANGYIDGEVMMTESEHAAMSACVGAGAAGGRVATATSSQGLALMIEVLYQASGMRIPVVLCLVNRALAAPLNVNGDHSDLYLTRDSGWISLDAFNPQEAYDMTLMSFKISEHPAVRLPVISNQDGFMTSHTAQNVTPLPDEVACNFVGEYLQVNALLNFDKPVTHGVQTEQDWHFEHKAKQHAALMGSKKVILETFAQFKELTGREYKLVETYNMENADIAIVCLGTTYETAMVAIEELKAEGINAGVVAPRVFRPFPLEEMAEALQGVKAIACMDRSAPGGTVGTLFNEISGALINTPNRPLVSNLIYGLGGRDMTVSVLKNIYRTLDKEAKEGKLAGKIQRFVGVRGPELSFYDAQGVQK is encoded by the coding sequence ATGAATAAGAAAGTTATGGAATTAAAAACAGTCGAAGTTTGGGATGGGAATATGGCAAATGCCCAGGCTTTTAGACAAGCTGATGTTGACGTTGTTGCTGCATACCCTATCACTCCTTCAACTGCCACAGTTGAAAATTATGCAATGTTCCATGCAAATGGATATATTGATGGTGAAGTTATGATGACTGAATCTGAACACGCTGCTATGTCTGCTTGTGTTGGGGCAGGAGCTGCTGGAGGAAGAGTTGCAACTGCAACTTCATCTCAAGGATTAGCGCTAATGATTGAGGTTTTATATCAAGCATCTGGAATGAGAATTCCTGTTGTTTTATGTTTAGTAAATAGAGCATTAGCAGCACCTTTAAATGTAAATGGTGACCACTCTGATTTATATCTTACAAGAGATTCGGGATGGATATCACTTGATGCATTTAATCCTCAAGAAGCTTATGATATGACTTTAATGTCATTTAAAATTTCTGAACATCCTGCAGTTAGATTACCAGTTATTTCTAATCAAGATGGATTTATGACATCTCATACAGCACAAAATGTTACACCTCTTCCTGATGAAGTTGCTTGTAATTTTGTTGGTGAGTATTTACAAGTAAATGCTTTATTGAACTTCGATAAACCAGTTACTCATGGAGTTCAAACAGAGCAAGATTGGCACTTTGAACACAAAGCAAAACAACATGCAGCTTTAATGGGTTCTAAAAAAGTTATTTTAGAAACATTTGCTCAATTTAAAGAGTTAACAGGAAGAGAATATAAACTTGTTGAAACTTATAATATGGAAAATGCTGATATTGCTATAGTTTGTTTAGGAACTACTTATGAAACAGCTATGGTTGCCATTGAAGAGTTAAAAGCAGAAGGTATAAATGCAGGAGTTGTAGCTCCAAGAGTATTTAGACCATTCCCTCTTGAAGAGATGGCTGAAGCACTACAAGGTGTAAAAGCTATTGCTTGTATGGACAGATCTGCTCCTGGTGGAACTGTTGGAACACTATTTAATGAGATTTCAGGTGCATTAATAAATACACCAAATAGACCTTTAGTATCTAACTTAATTTATGGATTAGGTGGAAGAGATATGACTGTTTCTGTACTTAAAAATATTTATAGAACTTTAGACAAAGAGGCTAAAGAAGGTAAATTAGCTGGTAAAATTCAAAGATTTGTGGGAGTTAGAGGTCCAGAACTTAGCTTCTACGATGCTCAAGGAGTACAAAAATGA
- the rpsI gene encoding 30S ribosomal protein S9, whose translation MAKVYATGRRKTAIAKVWLESGNGQLTINGLSLDAWLGGHESIKKRVMQPLNVAKQETSVNIVVKTLGGGYSAQADAARHGISRALVAFDEQFRTILKPHGLLTRDSRSVERKKFGKKKARKSSQFSKR comes from the coding sequence ATGGCAAAAGTATATGCAACTGGAAGAAGAAAAACTGCTATAGCAAAAGTATGGCTAGAGTCTGGAAACGGTCAACTAACAATCAATGGTCTATCTTTAGATGCATGGTTAGGTGGACATGAATCTATTAAAAAAAGAGTAATGCAACCATTAAATGTTGCTAAACAAGAAACTTCAGTAAATATCGTTGTTAAAACTTTAGGTGGAGGATATTCTGCTCAAGCTGATGCTGCTAGACACGGTATTTCAAGAGCATTAGTTGCTTTTGATGAGCAATTCAGAACTATCTTAAAACCTCATGGTTTATTAACAAGAGATTCAAGATCTGTTGAAAGAAAGAAATTCGGAAAGAAAAAAGCAAGAAAATCTTCTCAATTCTCAAAAAGATAA
- a CDS encoding winged helix-turn-helix transcriptional regulator, whose translation MKKREFQPLIDTPFGYTLSLISGKWKMVILYLLDEYKIIRYNELQRKIGSITYKMLTSQLKELEQDKLIIRKEYPSIPPKVEYSLSEKGKSLIPILNSMCEWGSKDKPELCQYI comes from the coding sequence ATGAAAAAAAGAGAATTCCAACCCCTAATAGACACACCTTTTGGATATACCTTATCTCTAATTTCAGGTAAATGGAAAATGGTGATTTTATATTTATTAGATGAATATAAAATAATAAGATACAACGAATTACAAAGAAAAATTGGCTCAATTACATATAAAATGCTTACTTCTCAGCTAAAAGAACTAGAACAAGATAAATTGATTATAAGAAAAGAATATCCTTCTATTCCTCCAAAAGTAGAATATAGTCTTTCTGAAAAAGGTAAATCTTTGATTCCAATATTAAATTCTATGTGTGAATGGGGTTCAAAAGATAAACCTGAACTTTGCCAATATATATAA
- a CDS encoding pyruvate flavodoxin oxidoreductase subunit gamma, which yields MLEIRWHSRAGQGAVTGAKGLGSIVAESGKQVQAFAFYGSAKRGASMTAYNRIDDKPILNHEKYMQPDFVFILDPGLALTDDITANGKDTTKYIITTHLSKDELISLVPKLKDIKDRVFILDCFLIARETIGKAIPNTPMLGAFMKVSGMYELEYFKDKMKSVLKKLPPNLIEANMVAIQRAYDEVY from the coding sequence ATGTTAGAGATTAGATGGCATAGCCGTGCAGGTCAAGGTGCTGTAACTGGTGCGAAAGGTCTTGGATCTATTGTTGCTGAATCTGGTAAACAAGTTCAAGCTTTTGCATTCTATGGTTCAGCTAAAAGAGGTGCGTCTATGACTGCTTATAATAGAATTGATGATAAGCCTATTTTAAATCACGAAAAATATATGCAACCAGATTTTGTTTTTATACTAGATCCAGGTCTTGCACTAACTGATGATATTACTGCTAATGGTAAAGATACTACAAAATATATTATTACAACTCACCTTAGCAAAGATGAACTAATTTCATTAGTTCCTAAATTGAAAGATATTAAAGATAGAGTTTTTATACTTGATTGTTTTTTAATTGCAAGGGAAACTATTGGAAAAGCTATTCCAAATACACCAATGCTTGGTGCATTTATGAAAGTTAGTGGAATGTATGAGTTAGAATATTTTAAAGATAAAATGAAGAGTGTTCTAAAGAAGTTGCCACCAAATTTGATTGAAGCAAATATGGTAGCTATCCAAAGAGCTTATGACGAAGTGTACTAA
- a CDS encoding MlaD family protein, which yields MDTKINFFKIGIFVSTFFILLVFAIFWLGKYGLEDRKYDEYSIFFSESISGLNTGSSIKFMGFEVGTVKTIKINPTNSEEIQIDIQIQKGTPIKEDNYAILGNLGITGLKYIELKGGSNNSKLLGENENGIKIIKSRTSALTTFVDSTEDITKEIMILLSQMKKVLNDDNVLKFSSLLSKSEKSMENIEQFSSYLIKNEKRIDEVLKSINELTKKGGNSFDAMKNTANNFANLSNDLKKELDKGTFDFKEITQESLDNLNRVLNTLENSLIQTQNLIKNINESPSDLILKQKNIKYGPGEQDEK from the coding sequence ATGGATACTAAGATTAACTTTTTCAAAATAGGAATATTTGTTTCAACTTTTTTTATTCTTTTAGTTTTTGCCATATTTTGGTTAGGAAAATATGGATTAGAAGATAGAAAATATGATGAATACTCTATATTTTTTTCTGAATCAATTTCAGGATTAAATACAGGTTCTTCTATAAAGTTTATGGGATTTGAAGTGGGAACTGTAAAAACAATAAAGATAAATCCTACAAATTCAGAAGAGATACAAATAGATATCCAAATCCAAAAAGGTACACCTATTAAAGAGGATAACTATGCGATTTTAGGAAATTTAGGAATTACAGGACTTAAATATATAGAGTTAAAAGGTGGAAGTAACAACTCAAAGCTTTTAGGTGAAAACGAAAATGGAATTAAAATAATAAAATCAAGAACATCTGCTTTGACAACTTTTGTGGATTCAACTGAAGATATTACAAAAGAGATTATGATTTTATTATCTCAAATGAAAAAAGTTTTAAATGATGATAATGTTTTAAAATTCTCTTCTCTTTTATCAAAAAGTGAAAAAAGTATGGAAAATATAGAACAATTTTCTAGTTATTTAATAAAAAATGAAAAAAGAATAGATGAGGTCTTAAAATCTATAAATGAACTTACAAAAAAAGGTGGAAACTCTTTTGATGCTATGAAAAATACAGCAAACAATTTTGCTAATTTATCAAATGATTTAAAAAAAGAGTTAGATAAAGGTACGTTTGATTTTAAAGAGATAACTCAAGAGAGTTTAGATAATTTAAATAGAGTTTTAAATACTTTAGAAAATAGTTTGATACAAACTCAAAATTTAATAAAAAATATAAATGAAAGTCCAAGTGATTTGATACTAAAACAAAAAAATATAAAATATGGACCAGGAGAACAAGATGAAAAATGA
- a CDS encoding thiamine pyrophosphate-dependent enzyme yields the protein MSTLVNTQKEIKNLKSFSTAAERFEGSHLLCPGCAHSIIVREVLNATNDNLVVSASTGCLEVCTAIYPHTSWDCSWIHIGFENSSTAMAGVETMNKALRNKGRISADTPQPKFVTFGGDGSTYDIGFQWISGCFERGHDFMYVCLDNEVYANTGGQRSSSTPIGSSTTTAPAGSHSYGEKRQKKDIVSIMAAHGAPYVAQVAPNKWKDMVKKIQRGFDTHGPVFINAMSACTTEWKFAPNQTIEVSDLAVDSLVFPLYEIIDGRELNITYRPKNVIPVRDYLGAQPRFKHLFKPEYEYLIDEWQKRIDERWAFLQKREEIRM from the coding sequence ATGAGTACATTAGTAAATACACAAAAAGAGATTAAAAACTTAAAAAGTTTCTCAACAGCAGCAGAAAGATTTGAAGGTTCACACCTTTTATGTCCAGGTTGTGCTCACTCAATTATCGTAAGAGAAGTTTTAAATGCAACAAATGATAACTTAGTAGTATCTGCTTCAACTGGATGTTTAGAAGTTTGTACAGCTATTTATCCTCATACTTCTTGGGATTGTTCTTGGATTCATATCGGATTTGAAAACTCTTCAACAGCAATGGCTGGAGTTGAAACAATGAACAAAGCTTTAAGAAATAAAGGAAGAATTTCAGCTGATACTCCTCAACCAAAATTTGTAACATTTGGTGGAGATGGTTCAACTTATGACATTGGATTCCAATGGATTTCTGGATGTTTTGAAAGAGGACATGACTTTATGTATGTTTGTTTAGACAATGAAGTTTATGCAAATACTGGAGGTCAAAGAAGTTCATCTACTCCAATTGGTTCAAGTACAACAACAGCACCAGCAGGAAGTCATTCTTATGGTGAAAAAAGACAGAAAAAAGATATCGTTTCAATTATGGCAGCTCATGGTGCACCTTACGTTGCTCAAGTTGCTCCAAATAAATGGAAAGATATGGTTAAAAAAATCCAAAGAGGTTTTGATACACACGGACCTGTATTTATAAATGCAATGTCTGCTTGTACAACTGAATGGAAATTTGCTCCAAATCAAACTATTGAAGTTTCTGATTTAGCAGTTGATTCACTTGTTTTCCCATTATATGAAATCATTGATGGAAGAGAATTAAACATCACTTATAGACCAAAAAATGTTATTCCAGTTAGGGATTATTTAGGTGCGCAACCAAGATTTAAACATTTATTTAAACCTGAATATGAATACTTAATTGACGAATGGCAAAAAAGAATAGACGAAAGATGGGCGTTCTTACAAAAAAGAGAAGAAATTAGAATGTAA